The proteins below come from a single Larimichthys crocea isolate SSNF chromosome XIV, L_crocea_2.0, whole genome shotgun sequence genomic window:
- the drap1 gene encoding dr1-associated corepressor, producing the protein MPSKKKKYNARFPPARIKKIMQTDEEIGKVAAAVPVIISRALELFLESLLTKACHVTQSRNAKTMTTSHLKQCIELEQQFDFLKDLVATVPDMQGEGEENHTEGGGEKVPRRGRKPGSGRKNGGAGTKGKDKKLSGTESEQEDDSEDSETDGDEEDGSQSSTNLQAASRFHSSNAPPQYMHMGNMVSMGSMAPAQPQAFAPHPSMITVAPPPPAPAPHKNEDDDDEDYDS; encoded by the exons ATGCccagcaaaaagaagaaatacaacGCCAGGTTCCCTCCG GCAAGGATTAAGAAGATTATGCAGACAGACGAAGAAATAGGCAAAGTTGCTGCAGCAGTACCTGTTATTATTT CGAGAGCGCTGGAGCTTTTTTTGGAATCGTTGCTTACAAAGGCTTGTCACGTCACGCAGTCAAGGAATGCAAAGACAATGACAACATCGCATCT aaAGCAGTGTATTGAGCTGGAGCAACAGTTTGATTTCTTAAAAGACCTGGTGGCAACGGTGCCCGACATGCAGGGCGAGGGGGAAGAGAACCACACCGAGGGGGGAGGAGAAAAGGTCCCGCGCAG gGGTCGAAAACCAGGATCTGGCCGTAAGAATGGAGGGGCTGGCACCAAAGGCAAGGACAAGAAGTTGTCTGGCACGGAGTCGGAACAAGAG GACGACTCTGAAGACAGCGAGACCGACGGAGACGAGGAGGACGGCTCTCAGTCAAGCACAAATCTGCAGGCTGCATCCAGGTTCCACAG CTCAAACGCACCCCCGCAGTACATGCACATGGGCAACATGGTCTCGATGGGCAGCATGGCTCCAGCACAGCCCCAGGCCTTCGCCCCGCACCCCTCCATGATAACCGTGGCACCGCCTCCCCCAGCCCCCGCGCCGCACAAAAACGAGGATGACGACGATGAAGACTATGACTCTTAg
- the cxivh11orf68 gene encoding UPF0696 protein C11orf68 homolog, whose protein sequence is MEEEEGPVDGEVETPFAAETYAAEAMAADMDPWIVFDSRRTPRSEFEGWLESNRPSQVYRFGDEEGGVSPVGWIAVLGMNHYPSTGDVTGLQESWEKLLACGRPASFQTVKELALNHGVLTGKWLMHLDSGFKLDHAWECVARAALDGKISLVKVSPHNPKGEAKQVICAYNQNFTDESEVIRLDSIIRATGVKCPLSYKPDVYTYLGIYRNNRWKICPTIYESKFDLECVPRRSHIINKVTNLEVT, encoded by the coding sequence atggaggaagaagagggccCCGTAGATGGCGAGGTGGAGACCCCCTTTGCTGCAGAGACCTATGCTGCGGAGGCCATGGCTGCAGACATGGACCCCTGGATCGTGTTTGACTCGAGAAGAACTCCCAGGTCTGAGTTTGAAGGCTGGCTGGAGAGCAACAGGCCCTCACAAGTGTACAGATTCGGTGATGAGGAAGGTGGTGTCAGCCCTGTGGGGTGGATCGCGGTGCTGGGCATGAACCACTACCCCAGCACCGGGGACGTCACGGGTCTCCAGGAAAGCTGGGAGAAACTTTTGGCCTGTGGCCGGCCTGCCAGCTTCCAGACAGTGAAGGAGCTGGCCCTGAACCATGGAGTGCTTACTGGCAAGTGGTTGATGCACTTGGACTCTGGTTTCAAGTTGGACCATGCCTGGGAGTGCGTGGCCAGAGCAGCTCTGGATGGCAAGATCTCCCTTGTTAAAGTCAGTCCCCATAATCCAAAGGGAGAGGCCAAGCAGGTCATTTGTGCCTATAACCAGAACTTCACTGACGAGAGTGAGGTTATAAGGCTGGACTCCATCATCCGTGCCACAGGGGTCAAATGCCCTCTGTCCTACAAACCAGATGTGTACACATACCTTGGAATCTACAGAAACAACCGCTGGAAGATTTGTCCAACCATATACGAGAGCAAATTCGACCTGGAGTGCGTACCCAGGCGTTCACACATCATCAACAAAGTCACCAATCTTGAAGTAACATAA